The Camelus dromedarius isolate mCamDro1 chromosome 25, mCamDro1.pat, whole genome shotgun sequence genome has a segment encoding these proteins:
- the CLEC1B gene encoding C-type lectin domain family 1 member B translates to MQDEEGYVILNVKSQKPALTSVDPAASSSWRVMALSLLLFCLGMVVGLVALGIMSVTQQNYLQAENENLSGTLQQLAKKFCQDLIKQSGQKQSHKCSPCDTNWRYYGDSCYGFFRHNLTWAESKNYCADTNATLLKIASQDVLQYITSRTVLIRWVGLSRQNSRDVWMWEDGSVPSKNMFKLSGSETGNMTCAYFHNGKIHPTFCENKHYFMCERKAGRAKLDQLL, encoded by the exons ATGCAGGATGAAGAGGGATATGTCATCTTAAATGTTAAAAGTCAAAAACCAGCTCTCACTTCAG TCGACCcggccgcctcctcttcctggcgTGTGATGGCTTtgagtctgctgcttttctgCCTGGGGATGGTTGTTGGGCTGGTGGCTCTGGGAATTATGT CTGTCACGCAGCAAAACTACTTACAAGCCGAGAACGAAAATCTCTCAGGAACTCTGCAACAACTAGCAAAGAAGTTCTGCCAAGATTTAATAAAACAATCAGGACAAAAGCAGA GCCATAAATGCAGCCCATGTGACACAAACTGGAGGTATTACGGAGACAGTTGCTATGGTTTCTTCAGGCACAACTTGACATGGGCAGAGAGTAAGAACTACTGCGCTGACACGAACGCCACTCTCCTGAAGATCGCCAGTCAGGACGTCCTG CAATACATCACTAGCAGGACTGTATTGATTCGTTGGGTTGGATTGTCCCGCCAGAACTCCAGGGACGTCTGGATGTGGGAAGATGGCTCAGTTCCCTCCAAAAATAT GTTTAAGCTTTCTGGAAGCGAAACGGGAAATATGACTTGTGCTTATTTTCATAATGGGAAAATTCACCCCACCTTCTGTGAGAACAAGCATTATTTTATGTGTGAGAGGAAGGCAGGTAGGGCCAAGCTGGACCAACTACTCTAA